In Sander vitreus isolate 19-12246 chromosome 12, sanVit1, whole genome shotgun sequence, the following proteins share a genomic window:
- the copb2 gene encoding coatomer subunit beta' isoform X2, whose translation MPLRLDIKRRLTARSDRVKSVDLHPTEPWMLASLYNGSVCVWNHETQTLVKTFEVCDLPVRASKFVARKNWVITGADDMQIRVFNYNTLERVHMFEAHSDYIRCIAVHPTQPYILTSSDDMLIKLWDWDKKWSCSQVFEGHTHYVMQIVINPKDNNQFASASLDRTIKVWQLGSSSPNFTLEGHEKGVNCIDYYSGGDKPYLISGADDRQVKIWDYQNKTCVQTLEGHAQNVSCVSFHPELPIIITGSEDGTVRIWHSSTYRLESTLNYGMERVWCVCGLRGSNNVALGYDEGSIIIKVGREEPAMSMDTNGKIIWAKHSEIQQANLKAMGDAEIKDGERLPLAVKDMGSCEIYPQTIQHNPNGRFVVVCGDGEYIIYTAVALRNKSFGSAQEFAWAHDSSEYAIRESNSIVKIFKNFKEKKSFKPDFGAEGIYGGFLLGVRSVNGLAFYDWENTELVRRIEIQPKHIFWSDSGELVCIATEESFFILRYMSEKVAASQENNEGVTEDGIEDAFEVQGEIQEIVKTGLWVGDCFIYTSSVNRLNYYVGGEIVTIAHLDRTMYLLGYIPKDDRLYLGDKELNIVSYSLLVSVLEYQTAVMRRDFGMADKVLPTIPKEQRTRVAHFLEKQGFKQQALAVSTDPEHRFELGLQLGELKIAYQLAVEAESEQKWKQLAELAISKCQFSLAQECLHHAQDYGGLLLLATASGNATMVGKLAEGAERDGKNNVAFMTYFLQGNLDQCLELLIRTNRLPEAAFLARTYLPSQVSRVVKLWRENLAKVNQKAAESLADPTEYENLFPGLKEAFAAEHYLRESCLGTSRPAKDYPLVTLNEDRNILEEAQGYEPKGTFIPAVPKTQDSEESVAAAPVAAAVAAVTSSQPEPAAATAVDKEEEEEEEEDIPEYSQSQKDKSLDELDVDLDNMELDDIDTTDVNLDDDFLDD comes from the exons CCTCTGAGGCTGGACATCAAGCGGAGGCTGACAGCCAGGTCAGACCGAGTGAAGAGTGTGGACCTTCACCCAACTGAGCCATGGATGCTGGCCAGTCTGTACAAcggcagtgtctgtgtgtggaacCACGAAACACAG ACTCTGGTCAAGACCTTTGAAGTGTGTGACCTCCCTGTCAGAGCTTCTAAGTTTGTGGCGAGGAAGAACTGGGTCATTACAGGAGCG GATGACATGCAGATCCGAGTGTTCAACTACAACACTTTGGAGCGTGTCCACATGTTTGAGGCCCACTCGGACTACATTCGTTGCATCGCTGTCCATCCGACCCAGCCCTATATCCTCACTAGCAGTG ATGACATGTTGATCAAGCTATGGGACTGGGACAAGAAGTGGTCGTGCAGCCAGGTGTTTGAGGGTCACACTCACTATGTCATGCAGATTGTCATCAACCCCAAGGACAACAACCAGTTTGCCAGTGCCTCCCTGGACAGGACAATTAAG GTTTGGCAGCTAGGCTCTTCATCTCCCAATTTCACTTTGGAGGGTCACGAGAAAGGAGTCAATTGTATTGACTACTACAGTGGAGGAGACAAGCCCTACCTCATTTCAGGGGCTGACGACCGCCAAGTGAAGATCTGGGACTACCAG AACAAAACCTGTGTTCAGACTCTGGAGGGTCACGCCCAGAACGTCTCTTGCGTCAGCTTCCACCCCGAGTTGCCCATCATCATCACTGGATCAGAGGACG gtaCGGTGCGGATCTGGCACTCGAGCACTTACCGCCTGGAGAGCACTCTGAACTATGGCATGGAGagagtgtggtgtgtgtgcggCCTCAGGGGCTCCAACAATGTGGCGCTAGGCTACGACGAAGGCAGCATCATTATCAAG GTGGGTCGGGAGGAGCCGGCAATGTCTATGGACACAAACGGAAAAATCATCTGGGCTAaacacagtgaaatacagcaAGCCAACCTGAAGGCCATGGGTGATGCCGAGATCAAGGACGGAGAGCGGCTGCCGTTGGCTGTCAAAGACATGGGCAGCTGTGAGATTTACCCCCAAACCATCCAGCATAACCCCAATGGAAG GTTTGTTGTGGTGTGCGGAGATGGAGAGTATATCATCTATACTGCCGTGGCTTTGAGGAACAAGAGCTTCGGCTCAGCGCAGGAGTTTGCCTGGGCACATGACTCATCTGA atatGCCATCCGAGAAAGCAACAGCATCGTCAAAATCTTCAAaaatttcaaagaaaaaaaatcttttaaacctGACTTTGGAGCTGAAG GGATCTATGGAGGCTTCTTGCTTGGGGTTAGGTCAGTGAATGGACTGGCTTTTTATGACTGGGAGAACACAGAGCTGGTCCGCCGCATCGAGATCCAGCCCAAACAT ATCTTCTGGTCAGACTCTGGTGAACTGGTCTGCATCGCTACAGAAGAGTCTTTCTTCATTCTGCGTTATATGTCAGAGAAAGTAGCTGCTTCTCAAGAGAACAATGAAGGAGTGACCGAGGATGGTATTGAAGATGCCTTCGAG GTCCAGGGAGAGATCCAGGAGATTGTGAAGACTGGGCTCTGGGTAGGAGACTGCTTCATCTACACCAGCTCTGTGAACAGACTCAACTACTATGTAGGAGGAGAGATCGTCACCATTGCTCACCTGGACAG AACCATGTACCTGCTGGGTTACATACCAAAAGATGACCGCCTGTACCTGGGAGACAAGGAGCTCAACATTGTCAGCTACTCCCTGCTGGTCTCCGTCCTGGAGTACCAGACTGCCGTAATGAGGAGGGACTTTGGAATGGCTGACAAAGTGCTTCCCACAATTCCTAAAGAGCAGCGGACCAGGGTGGCCCATTTCCTGGAGAAACAG GGCTTCAAGCAGCAGGCGCTGGCTGTGTCCACAGACCCGGAGCACCGGTTTGAGCTGGGGTTGCAGCTGGGAGAGTTGAAGATAGCTTACCAGCTGGCTGTGGAGGCAGAG TCGGAGCAGAAGTGGAAGCAGTTAGCGGAGCTGGCTATCAGTAAGTGCCAATTCAGCCTTGCCCAGGAGTGCCTGCACCACGCCCAGGATTATGGTGGCCTGCTGCTCCTGGCCACAGCCTCCGGTAACGCCACTATGGTGGGCAAGCTGGCTGAGGGGGCAGAGAGGGACGGCAAGAACAATGTGGCCTTCATGACCTACTTCCTGCAGGGCAA TCTGGATCAGTGTTTGGAGCTTCTGATCAGGACAAACCGACTGCCTGAAGCCGCCTTCCTGGCTCGCACCTACCTGCCCAGTCAGGTGTCCCGTGTGGTTAAATTGTGGAGGGAGAACCTGGCTAAAGTTAACCAGAAG GCGGCCGAGTCTCTAGCAGACCCCACAGAGTATGAGAATCTGTTCCCCGGGCTGAAAGAAGCCTTTGCAGCTGAGCATTACCTCCGTGAGTCCTGCTTGGGCACCTCTAGGCCTGCCAAAGATTATCCTCTCGTCACG ctcaACGAAGACAGGAATATTCTTGAGGAGGCTCAGGGATACGAGCCCAAAGGAACCTTCATTCCTGCTGTCCCCAAG ACACAGGATAGTGAGGAGTCGGTGGCAGCAGCTCCCGTCGCTGCAGCCGTAGCAGCTGTGACATCGTCACAGCCTGAACCTGCTGCTGCTACAGCAGTggacaaagaggaggaggaggaggaggaggaagacattCCAGAGTACTCGCAGTCACAGAAAGACAAG AGTCTGGATGAGCTGGATGTGGACCTGGACAACATGGAGCTGGATGACATCGACACCACAGACGTTAACCTCGATGATGACTTTCTAGATGACTGA
- the copb2 gene encoding coatomer subunit beta' isoform X1, with amino-acid sequence MPLRLDIKRRLTARSDRVKSVDLHPTEPWMLASLYNGSVCVWNHETQTLVKTFEVCDLPVRASKFVARKNWVITGADDMQIRVFNYNTLERVHMFEAHSDYIRCIAVHPTQPYILTSSDDMLIKLWDWDKKWSCSQVFEGHTHYVMQIVINPKDNNQFASASLDRTIKVWQLGSSSPNFTLEGHEKGVNCIDYYSGGDKPYLISGADDRQVKIWDYQNKTCVQTLEGHAQNVSCVSFHPELPIIITGSEDGTVRIWHSSTYRLESTLNYGMERVWCVCGLRGSNNVALGYDEGSIIIKVGREEPAMSMDTNGKIIWAKHSEIQQANLKAMGDAEIKDGERLPLAVKDMGSCEIYPQTIQHNPNGRFVVVCGDGEYIIYTAVALRNKSFGSAQEFAWAHDSSEYAIRESNSIVKIFKNFKEKKSFKPDFGAEGIYGGFLLGVRSVNGLAFYDWENTELVRRIEIQPKHIFWSDSGELVCIATEESFFILRYMSEKVAASQENNEGVTEDGIEDAFEVQGEIQEIVKTGLWVGDCFIYTSSVNRLNYYVGGEIVTIAHLDRTMYLLGYIPKDDRLYLGDKELNIVSYSLLVSVLEYQTAVMRRDFGMADKVLPTIPKEQRTRVAHFLEKQGFKQQALAVSTDPEHRFELGLQLGELKIAYQLAVEAESEQKWKQLAELAISKCQFSLAQECLHHAQDYGGLLLLATASGNATMVGKLAEGAERDGKNNVAFMTYFLQGNLDQCLELLIRTNRLPEAAFLARTYLPSQVSRVVKLWRENLAKVNQKAAESLADPTEYENLFPGLKEAFAAEHYLRESCLGTSRPAKDYPLVTLNEDRNILEEAQGYEPKGTFIPAVPKQTQDSEESVAAAPVAAAVAAVTSSQPEPAAATAVDKEEEEEEEEDIPEYSQSQKDKSLDELDVDLDNMELDDIDTTDVNLDDDFLDD; translated from the exons CCTCTGAGGCTGGACATCAAGCGGAGGCTGACAGCCAGGTCAGACCGAGTGAAGAGTGTGGACCTTCACCCAACTGAGCCATGGATGCTGGCCAGTCTGTACAAcggcagtgtctgtgtgtggaacCACGAAACACAG ACTCTGGTCAAGACCTTTGAAGTGTGTGACCTCCCTGTCAGAGCTTCTAAGTTTGTGGCGAGGAAGAACTGGGTCATTACAGGAGCG GATGACATGCAGATCCGAGTGTTCAACTACAACACTTTGGAGCGTGTCCACATGTTTGAGGCCCACTCGGACTACATTCGTTGCATCGCTGTCCATCCGACCCAGCCCTATATCCTCACTAGCAGTG ATGACATGTTGATCAAGCTATGGGACTGGGACAAGAAGTGGTCGTGCAGCCAGGTGTTTGAGGGTCACACTCACTATGTCATGCAGATTGTCATCAACCCCAAGGACAACAACCAGTTTGCCAGTGCCTCCCTGGACAGGACAATTAAG GTTTGGCAGCTAGGCTCTTCATCTCCCAATTTCACTTTGGAGGGTCACGAGAAAGGAGTCAATTGTATTGACTACTACAGTGGAGGAGACAAGCCCTACCTCATTTCAGGGGCTGACGACCGCCAAGTGAAGATCTGGGACTACCAG AACAAAACCTGTGTTCAGACTCTGGAGGGTCACGCCCAGAACGTCTCTTGCGTCAGCTTCCACCCCGAGTTGCCCATCATCATCACTGGATCAGAGGACG gtaCGGTGCGGATCTGGCACTCGAGCACTTACCGCCTGGAGAGCACTCTGAACTATGGCATGGAGagagtgtggtgtgtgtgcggCCTCAGGGGCTCCAACAATGTGGCGCTAGGCTACGACGAAGGCAGCATCATTATCAAG GTGGGTCGGGAGGAGCCGGCAATGTCTATGGACACAAACGGAAAAATCATCTGGGCTAaacacagtgaaatacagcaAGCCAACCTGAAGGCCATGGGTGATGCCGAGATCAAGGACGGAGAGCGGCTGCCGTTGGCTGTCAAAGACATGGGCAGCTGTGAGATTTACCCCCAAACCATCCAGCATAACCCCAATGGAAG GTTTGTTGTGGTGTGCGGAGATGGAGAGTATATCATCTATACTGCCGTGGCTTTGAGGAACAAGAGCTTCGGCTCAGCGCAGGAGTTTGCCTGGGCACATGACTCATCTGA atatGCCATCCGAGAAAGCAACAGCATCGTCAAAATCTTCAAaaatttcaaagaaaaaaaatcttttaaacctGACTTTGGAGCTGAAG GGATCTATGGAGGCTTCTTGCTTGGGGTTAGGTCAGTGAATGGACTGGCTTTTTATGACTGGGAGAACACAGAGCTGGTCCGCCGCATCGAGATCCAGCCCAAACAT ATCTTCTGGTCAGACTCTGGTGAACTGGTCTGCATCGCTACAGAAGAGTCTTTCTTCATTCTGCGTTATATGTCAGAGAAAGTAGCTGCTTCTCAAGAGAACAATGAAGGAGTGACCGAGGATGGTATTGAAGATGCCTTCGAG GTCCAGGGAGAGATCCAGGAGATTGTGAAGACTGGGCTCTGGGTAGGAGACTGCTTCATCTACACCAGCTCTGTGAACAGACTCAACTACTATGTAGGAGGAGAGATCGTCACCATTGCTCACCTGGACAG AACCATGTACCTGCTGGGTTACATACCAAAAGATGACCGCCTGTACCTGGGAGACAAGGAGCTCAACATTGTCAGCTACTCCCTGCTGGTCTCCGTCCTGGAGTACCAGACTGCCGTAATGAGGAGGGACTTTGGAATGGCTGACAAAGTGCTTCCCACAATTCCTAAAGAGCAGCGGACCAGGGTGGCCCATTTCCTGGAGAAACAG GGCTTCAAGCAGCAGGCGCTGGCTGTGTCCACAGACCCGGAGCACCGGTTTGAGCTGGGGTTGCAGCTGGGAGAGTTGAAGATAGCTTACCAGCTGGCTGTGGAGGCAGAG TCGGAGCAGAAGTGGAAGCAGTTAGCGGAGCTGGCTATCAGTAAGTGCCAATTCAGCCTTGCCCAGGAGTGCCTGCACCACGCCCAGGATTATGGTGGCCTGCTGCTCCTGGCCACAGCCTCCGGTAACGCCACTATGGTGGGCAAGCTGGCTGAGGGGGCAGAGAGGGACGGCAAGAACAATGTGGCCTTCATGACCTACTTCCTGCAGGGCAA TCTGGATCAGTGTTTGGAGCTTCTGATCAGGACAAACCGACTGCCTGAAGCCGCCTTCCTGGCTCGCACCTACCTGCCCAGTCAGGTGTCCCGTGTGGTTAAATTGTGGAGGGAGAACCTGGCTAAAGTTAACCAGAAG GCGGCCGAGTCTCTAGCAGACCCCACAGAGTATGAGAATCTGTTCCCCGGGCTGAAAGAAGCCTTTGCAGCTGAGCATTACCTCCGTGAGTCCTGCTTGGGCACCTCTAGGCCTGCCAAAGATTATCCTCTCGTCACG ctcaACGAAGACAGGAATATTCTTGAGGAGGCTCAGGGATACGAGCCCAAAGGAACCTTCATTCCTGCTGTCCCCAAG CAGACACAGGATAGTGAGGAGTCGGTGGCAGCAGCTCCCGTCGCTGCAGCCGTAGCAGCTGTGACATCGTCACAGCCTGAACCTGCTGCTGCTACAGCAGTggacaaagaggaggaggaggaggaggaggaagacattCCAGAGTACTCGCAGTCACAGAAAGACAAG AGTCTGGATGAGCTGGATGTGGACCTGGACAACATGGAGCTGGATGACATCGACACCACAGACGTTAACCTCGATGATGACTTTCTAGATGACTGA